The following proteins are encoded in a genomic region of Gemmatimonadaceae bacterium:
- a CDS encoding bifunctional (p)ppGpp synthetase/guanosine-3',5'-bis(diphosphate) 3'-pyrophosphohydrolase yields MALDGAVKQAEEVLPGWGPGGPLPARLDRELLMRAYRYSARAHTGQKRRSGEDYVVHCVQVARILADLQLDSVTIAAGLIHDVVEDTAITVPDVEREFGPEIAQIVDGLTKIGNLPFTSKEERQAETYRKLLLSVARDARVIIIKLADRLHNMRTLEWMPDDKKRLIAQETRDIYAPLAHRFGMAKVRWELEDLAFKYLEPDDYRTLARQVSTRRGEREELIAQMAVPLKERFDLAGLHDADVSGRPKHLWSIWKKMQKRNKPYEEIFDLLAIRVLVDTIPDCYHALGVIHEKWKPVQERIKDYIAQPKSNGYQSLHTTVFGPSKQLFEIQIRTREMHQTADYGIAAHWLYKEGAKEHGDLDRHLAWFRQVLEFQLDTKSPDEFLEFLKLDLYQDEIFVFTPTGDVVQLPKGATPIDFAFAVHTAVGLRCQGAKVNGRITPLSRPLKNSETVEILTSPSAKPSRDWLAHVRTSRARAKIRQQLRQDEQVTSQKLGREILERELRRRRLGKVTDETLHVAARALSLTDAVHLLAAIGQGEIQTLAVIKQLYPNADDSLEPAKPSVIERLVDKVRGTGNDRGVKIQGVDGVMVRYAQCCQPVPGDEVVGYVTRGRGVSIHRADCPNLLPLAHEPERRLEIDWQEKFGERFIVRLALEGTDRRGLYADVASAVSSTGTDIRQMELKAVDGRAVGSIMVEVENLEHLQQIVKQVRRVKGISEIARRERISTED; encoded by the coding sequence GTGGCTCTCGACGGTGCGGTGAAGCAGGCGGAGGAAGTCCTCCCGGGATGGGGGCCAGGCGGTCCGCTGCCGGCGCGGCTCGATCGCGAGCTGCTCATGCGCGCCTACCGCTACAGCGCGCGTGCGCACACGGGGCAGAAGCGGCGCTCCGGCGAGGACTACGTCGTGCACTGCGTCCAGGTGGCGCGGATCCTCGCCGACCTCCAGCTCGACTCGGTGACGATCGCCGCGGGGCTGATCCACGACGTGGTCGAGGACACCGCGATCACGGTGCCCGACGTGGAGCGCGAGTTCGGCCCCGAGATCGCGCAGATCGTCGACGGGCTGACGAAGATCGGCAACCTGCCGTTCACCTCGAAGGAGGAGCGCCAGGCCGAGACGTACCGCAAGCTGCTGCTGTCGGTGGCGCGCGACGCGCGCGTGATCATCATCAAGCTCGCCGACCGCCTGCACAACATGCGCACGCTGGAGTGGATGCCAGACGACAAGAAGCGGCTGATCGCGCAGGAGACGCGCGACATCTACGCGCCGCTGGCCCACCGCTTCGGCATGGCGAAGGTCCGGTGGGAGCTGGAGGACCTCGCGTTCAAGTACCTCGAGCCGGACGACTACCGCACGCTTGCACGGCAGGTGAGCACGCGCCGCGGTGAGCGCGAGGAGCTGATCGCGCAGATGGCGGTGCCGCTCAAGGAGCGCTTCGACCTCGCCGGGCTGCATGACGCCGATGTCTCGGGGCGCCCGAAGCACCTGTGGTCGATCTGGAAGAAGATGCAGAAGCGGAACAAGCCGTACGAGGAGATCTTCGACCTCCTCGCGATCCGCGTGCTGGTGGACACCATCCCCGACTGCTACCACGCCCTCGGCGTGATCCACGAGAAGTGGAAGCCGGTGCAGGAGCGCATCAAGGACTACATCGCGCAGCCGAAGTCGAACGGCTACCAGTCGCTGCACACGACGGTGTTCGGCCCGAGCAAGCAGCTCTTCGAGATCCAGATCCGGACGCGGGAGATGCACCAGACCGCGGACTACGGCATCGCGGCGCACTGGCTGTACAAGGAGGGGGCGAAGGAGCACGGGGACCTCGACCGCCACCTCGCCTGGTTCCGGCAGGTGCTGGAGTTCCAGCTCGACACGAAGTCGCCGGACGAGTTCCTCGAGTTCCTGAAGCTCGACCTCTACCAGGACGAGATCTTCGTCTTCACGCCGACCGGTGACGTGGTCCAGCTGCCGAAGGGCGCGACGCCGATCGACTTCGCCTTCGCGGTGCACACCGCGGTCGGCCTGCGCTGCCAGGGCGCGAAGGTCAACGGCCGGATCACGCCGCTGTCGCGACCGCTGAAGAATTCGGAGACGGTCGAGATCCTCACCTCGCCGTCGGCCAAGCCGAGCCGCGACTGGCTGGCGCACGTGCGCACCAGCCGCGCCCGCGCCAAGATCCGGCAGCAGCTCCGGCAGGACGAGCAGGTCACGAGCCAGAAGCTCGGCCGCGAGATCCTGGAGCGCGAGCTGCGCCGGCGCCGGCTTGGCAAGGTGACCGACGAGACGCTGCACGTGGCGGCCAGGGCCCTCAGCCTGACCGACGCCGTGCACCTCCTCGCCGCCATCGGCCAGGGTGAGATCCAGACGCTGGCGGTGATCAAGCAGCTCTACCCGAACGCGGATGACTCGCTCGAGCCGGCGAAGCCGAGCGTCATCGAGCGCCTGGTGGACAAGGTGCGCGGCACCGGCAACGATCGGGGCGTGAAGATCCAGGGCGTGGACGGGGTCATGGTCCGGTACGCCCAGTGCTGTCAGCCCGTGCCGGGCGACGAGGTGGTGGGGTACGTGACCCGCGGTCGCGGGGTGAGCATCCACCGCGCGGACTGCCCGAACCTCCTGCCGCTGGCGCACGAACCGGAGCGCCGGCTGGAGATCGACTGGCAGGAGAAGTTCGGCGAGCGGTTCATCGTGCGGCTGGCACTCGAGGGCACCGACCGGCGCGGGTTGTACGCCGACGTCGCCAGCGCCGTGAGTTCGACCGGCACCGACATCCGGCAGATGGAGCTGAAGGCGGTCGACGGTCGCGCGGTCGGCTCGATCATGGTGGAGGTGGAAAACCTCGAGCACCTGCAGCAGATCGTGAAGCAGGTGCGGCGCGTGAAGGGAATCAGCGAGATCGCGCGGCGGGAGCGGATCTCGACCGAGGACTGA
- the uvrB gene encoding excinuclease ABC subunit UvrB, giving the protein MSQSLFDLQAPYMPAGDQPRAIAELTAGLARGDRYQTLLGVTGSGKTMTIASVIADLGKPTLVLSHNKTLAAQLYGELKGFFPKNAVEYFISYYDYYQPEAYVPSSDTYIEKDASINEDIDRLRLRATSSLMEREDVVIVSTVSAIYGLGDPVSYRERMISVDQGQQIARDDLLRLLVGIQYQRNDVAFDRGTFRVRGDTVEIFPAYEEQAVRVEFWGDEVERITKIDPITGDLIATLSRAAVYPAKHFITSRPSLEKAAKAIREELADRLQMLRNDGKLLEAQRLEGRTNFDLEMMAEIGTCAGIENYSRHLSGRETGDRPACLFDYFPDDFMVVVDESHVTLPQIRGMYNGDRARKLTLVDYGFRLPSALDNRPLVFDEFLALTPRLINVSATPGSIELELSEGVVVEQVIRPTGLVDPVIEIRPVKGQVDDLLHEIRIRERKDERVLVTVLTKRMAEDLTDYLQQVGVRVRYMHADIDAIERMEIVRGLRLGEFDVLIGINLLREGLDMPEVSLVAILDADTEGFLRSDRSLIQTVGRAARHLEGRAILYADRITDSMRRCIDETDRRRSIQVAHNEANGITPKGVRKSIEQVRFSTRVADARLEEAEETDGAPLSAYGARKVAEPAGGYAAADLPTLIAGLEKEMQEAAKALDFEAAARLRDQLFELRVRSGDTAGARTGVTSLAADPGGKAGRGGRGGRGGARKSRGR; this is encoded by the coding sequence ATGAGCCAGTCGCTGTTCGACCTCCAGGCGCCGTACATGCCCGCCGGCGACCAGCCGCGCGCGATCGCCGAGCTGACCGCCGGCCTCGCCCGGGGTGACCGGTACCAGACGCTCCTCGGCGTCACCGGCTCCGGGAAGACGATGACCATCGCCAGCGTCATCGCCGACCTCGGCAAGCCCACCCTCGTCCTCTCGCACAACAAGACGCTGGCCGCGCAACTCTACGGGGAGCTGAAGGGATTCTTCCCGAAGAACGCGGTCGAGTACTTCATCTCGTACTACGACTACTACCAGCCGGAGGCGTACGTCCCCTCGAGTGACACCTACATCGAGAAGGACGCCTCGATCAACGAGGACATCGATCGCCTCCGCCTGCGCGCCACCTCGAGCCTCATGGAGCGCGAGGATGTCGTCATCGTCTCCACCGTCTCGGCGATCTACGGCCTCGGTGACCCGGTGTCGTACCGCGAGCGGATGATCAGCGTGGATCAGGGGCAGCAGATCGCGCGCGACGACCTCCTGCGGCTGCTGGTCGGGATCCAGTACCAGCGCAATGACGTCGCCTTCGACCGCGGCACCTTCCGCGTGCGGGGCGACACGGTCGAGATCTTCCCGGCCTACGAGGAACAGGCCGTGCGCGTCGAGTTCTGGGGCGACGAGGTGGAGCGCATCACCAAGATCGACCCGATCACCGGTGACCTGATCGCGACGCTGTCACGCGCGGCGGTGTACCCGGCCAAGCACTTCATCACCAGCCGGCCGAGCCTCGAGAAGGCGGCGAAGGCGATCCGCGAGGAGCTCGCCGACCGCCTGCAGATGCTGCGCAACGATGGCAAGCTGCTGGAGGCGCAGCGCCTCGAGGGGCGCACGAACTTCGACCTCGAGATGATGGCGGAAATCGGCACCTGCGCCGGCATCGAGAACTACTCGCGTCACCTCTCCGGCCGCGAGACGGGCGACCGCCCGGCCTGCCTCTTCGACTACTTCCCCGACGACTTCATGGTCGTGGTGGACGAGTCGCACGTGACGCTGCCGCAGATCCGCGGCATGTACAACGGCGACCGCGCCCGGAAGCTCACGCTGGTGGACTACGGCTTTCGCCTGCCCAGTGCGCTCGACAACCGCCCGCTGGTGTTCGACGAGTTCCTCGCGCTCACGCCACGCCTGATCAACGTGTCGGCGACGCCCGGCTCGATCGAGCTCGAGCTGAGCGAAGGCGTGGTGGTGGAGCAGGTGATCCGGCCCACGGGACTGGTCGACCCCGTGATCGAGATTCGCCCCGTCAAGGGCCAGGTGGACGACCTGCTCCACGAGATCCGCATCCGCGAGCGCAAGGACGAGCGCGTGCTGGTGACGGTGCTCACGAAGCGCATGGCCGAGGACCTCACCGACTACTTGCAGCAGGTGGGAGTGCGCGTGCGCTACATGCACGCCGACATCGACGCGATCGAGCGGATGGAGATCGTGCGTGGCCTCCGGCTGGGGGAGTTCGACGTGCTGATCGGGATCAACCTCCTGCGTGAGGGGCTGGACATGCCCGAGGTGTCCCTGGTGGCGATCCTCGATGCCGACACCGAGGGGTTCCTGCGCAGTGATCGCTCGCTGATCCAGACCGTTGGTCGCGCCGCGCGCCATCTCGAGGGGCGGGCGATCCTCTACGCCGACCGGATCACCGACTCGATGCGGCGCTGCATCGACGAGACCGACCGCCGACGGTCGATCCAGGTGGCCCACAACGAGGCGAACGGCATCACGCCGAAGGGCGTCCGCAAGAGCATCGAGCAGGTGCGCTTCAGCACCCGCGTGGCCGACGCGCGGCTCGAGGAGGCGGAGGAGACCGACGGGGCCCCGCTCTCGGCGTACGGCGCGCGCAAGGTGGCCGAGCCGGCCGGCGGGTACGCCGCTGCCGACCTGCCGACGCTGATCGCCGGGCTGGAGAAGGAGATGCAGGAGGCGGCCAAGGCACTCGACTTCGAGGCGGCGGCGCGCCTGCGCGACCAGCTGTTCGAGCTTCGCGTGCGCAGCGGGGACACGGCGGGGGCGCGCACGGGCGTGACCTCGCTGGCCGCCGATCCGGGGGGCAAGGCCGGGCGCGGAGGACGCGGGGGCCGCGGTGGTGCGCGGAAGTCGCGTGGACGCTGA
- the tsaE gene encoding tRNA (adenosine(37)-N6)-threonylcarbamoyltransferase complex ATPase subunit type 1 TsaE, protein MDAERAAEVRPVTLPELAARGEAIGTRLVAPALVTLEGDLGAGKTTLVQAICRGLGVTEPVTSPTFALVHEYSSPRARVVHVDLYRLEAPRDVTALGLDDVLGDPSAILLVEWPDRAAGTLGPASLAITLAHVAGHDAVRTCRERWAA, encoded by the coding sequence GTGGACGCTGAGCGCGCCGCCGAGGTGCGGCCGGTCACACTGCCCGAGCTGGCGGCCCGTGGAGAGGCCATCGGGACGCGGCTCGTCGCGCCGGCACTCGTCACGCTCGAGGGTGACCTCGGCGCAGGCAAGACCACGCTGGTGCAGGCCATCTGTCGCGGGCTGGGCGTGACAGAACCGGTCACGAGCCCGACCTTCGCGCTGGTGCACGAGTATTCGTCGCCGCGCGCACGCGTGGTGCACGTGGACCTCTACCGCCTCGAGGCACCGCGCGACGTGACCGCGCTCGGGCTCGACGACGTCCTCGGCGACCCGTCCGCCATCCTGCTGGTGGAATGGCCCGATCGCGCAGCAGGCACGCTGGGCCCGGCGTCACTGGCCATCACGCTCGCCCATGTGGCGGGCCACGATGCGGTGCGCACCTGCCGGGAACGGTGGGCGGCATGA
- the tsaB gene encoding tRNA (adenosine(37)-N6)-threonylcarbamoyltransferase complex dimerization subunit type 1 TsaB — protein MSRDVLLALDASAGPASVALFIDGALRDARRIDRQGSAELLAPTISAMLGDAGLAGAQLTAIAVGEGPGSFTGLRVAAALAKGLARGAGATLHAMPSLPLIAAARDDASVGRFLCVLDALRGEWFVQAVTCADRGHCIVEGPVERLPVAAVHERAAAHGAVVIGPPVDPARQPEARAALVVGIRAVARDAWEPDYGRLAEAQVQWEATHARALPAS, from the coding sequence ATGAGTCGTGACGTGCTGCTGGCGCTGGACGCGAGTGCCGGGCCGGCGTCGGTCGCGCTCTTCATCGACGGGGCACTGCGCGATGCGCGCCGCATCGATCGACAGGGTTCGGCCGAGCTGCTCGCCCCGACGATCAGCGCGATGCTGGGCGACGCCGGCCTCGCGGGGGCGCAGCTGACGGCGATCGCGGTGGGGGAGGGGCCCGGGAGCTTCACCGGGCTGCGCGTGGCGGCGGCGCTGGCGAAGGGCCTTGCGCGTGGTGCCGGCGCCACGCTGCATGCGATGCCGTCGCTGCCGCTGATCGCCGCCGCGCGCGACGATGCCTCGGTGGGGCGATTCCTGTGCGTGCTCGACGCCCTGCGCGGCGAATGGTTCGTGCAGGCGGTGACCTGTGCGGATCGCGGGCACTGCATCGTCGAGGGGCCGGTCGAACGGCTGCCCGTCGCGGCGGTGCACGAACGCGCGGCGGCGCACGGCGCGGTCGTCATCGGCCCGCCGGTGGATCCGGCCCGCCAGCCGGAGGCGCGCGCCGCGCTCGTCGTCGGCATCCGCGCGGTGGCGCGCGACGCCTGGGAGCCGGACTACGGTCGGCTGGCGGAGGCGCAGGTCCAGTGGGAGGCCACGCACGCGCGTGCGCTGCCCGCGTCGTGA
- the rimI gene encoding ribosomal protein S18-alanine N-acetyltransferase codes for MSGCHVRPAQRADLQAILEIEREVFTDPWSPESFAPEFSDPYTWFRVLEVDGVMAGYIVARIVARQGEIANIAVAQAHRGAGLGGVLLDAAVAAAEAAECEAVWLEVRVTNEPAIRLYTSRRFELIGRRKGYYRSPVEDALVLRRTRAAAAVAAEK; via the coding sequence GTGAGTGGCTGTCACGTCCGGCCCGCACAGCGCGCCGATCTCCAGGCGATCCTCGAGATCGAGCGTGAGGTGTTCACCGATCCCTGGTCGCCGGAGTCGTTCGCGCCGGAGTTCTCCGACCCGTACACCTGGTTCCGCGTGCTCGAGGTCGACGGCGTGATGGCGGGGTACATCGTGGCGCGCATCGTGGCGCGGCAGGGCGAGATCGCGAACATCGCCGTGGCTCAGGCGCACCGCGGCGCAGGGCTCGGGGGCGTGCTGCTCGACGCGGCCGTCGCCGCGGCGGAGGCCGCGGAATGCGAGGCCGTCTGGCTCGAGGTCCGCGTCACGAACGAGCCGGCGATCCGCCTCTACACCAGCCGGCGCTTCGAGCTCATCGGGCGGAGGAAGGGCTACTACCGGTCTCCGGTCGAGGACGCCCTCGTCCTGCGGCGCACACGGGCCGCCGCGGCGGTCGCCGCAGAAAAATGA
- a CDS encoding single-stranded DNA-binding protein, whose amino-acid sequence MSRSLNKVMLMGNLGNDPEVRSTPGGGRVASFSLATSRVWNDQSGTKQEKTEWHKCIAWNQGTQKLADVVEQYCKKGKPVYVEGSIEYRQWQDKEGQTRYSTEIRVRELILLGGRGDGDGESGGGGGYQRSAPPRTPAAKPAASAAKGGGEEFSDFPGALEDEEDDLPF is encoded by the coding sequence ATGTCACGCAGCTTGAACAAGGTCATGTTGATGGGGAATCTCGGGAACGATCCCGAGGTCCGCTCCACCCCCGGCGGCGGTCGCGTCGCCAGCTTCTCCCTCGCCACGTCGCGCGTCTGGAACGACCAGTCGGGCACGAAGCAGGAGAAGACCGAATGGCACAAGTGCATCGCCTGGAACCAGGGAACGCAGAAGCTCGCCGATGTCGTCGAGCAGTACTGCAAGAAGGGCAAGCCGGTGTATGTCGAGGGCTCGATCGAATACCGCCAGTGGCAGGACAAGGAGGGGCAGACGCGCTACTCGACGGAGATCCGCGTGCGGGAGCTGATCCTGCTCGGCGGCCGCGGCGACGGCGACGGCGAGTCGGGCGGTGGTGGCGGGTACCAGCGCTCGGCGCCTCCGCGCACGCCGGCGGCCAAGCCGGCCGCGTCGGCGGCCAAGGGGGGCGGGGAGGAGTTCTCCGACTTCCCGGGCGCACTCGAGGACGAGGAAGACGACCTGCCGTTCTGA
- a CDS encoding LysM peptidoglycan-binding domain-containing protein gives MRRLPNAPVSYRLRLALLALAVVGAPALIHAQQRDSTAALKPGTVLHTVKPGDTLFDIARRYLNNPFRWPELFRANSSQIANANLIFPGQKLYVGADGRPTFNPEGVAAVPEAEAAPTRAMPLGRSISAQTNSVLENATINGRALRPTVRHGEALAAPFLVPYRYTPVSGTLVARADPTVISAASSRDQFQIFDEVDVLLPPGTRGELGQQFGVYQPGAEVRRGAQRSRVMQPSGVVELVAIGTGRAARARVRTMYANMKRGDLLMPLDTTPVPTTVRPAEVANGPVYEVAYVAGGVVLPTVQNYIVIALPKGATSRIGDQFVLYAEGVPLTEGRTDVAPVNTVAQASVVHVTSEGATAIVTGHDQPAVRVGMRARLVSRMP, from the coding sequence ATGCGCCGTCTTCCGAACGCCCCTGTTTCGTACCGCCTGCGCCTCGCCCTGCTCGCGCTCGCCGTCGTCGGTGCCCCGGCACTGATCCATGCGCAGCAGCGGGACTCCACCGCCGCCCTGAAGCCCGGGACGGTGCTGCACACGGTGAAGCCCGGCGACACGCTCTTCGACATCGCGCGTCGCTACCTGAACAACCCGTTCCGCTGGCCGGAGCTGTTCCGCGCGAATTCCAGCCAGATCGCGAATGCGAACCTGATCTTCCCCGGCCAGAAGTTGTACGTCGGCGCCGATGGTCGCCCGACCTTCAATCCCGAGGGTGTGGCGGCCGTTCCGGAGGCGGAGGCTGCCCCGACCCGCGCGATGCCGCTGGGACGCTCCATCTCGGCGCAGACCAATTCGGTGCTGGAGAACGCCACCATCAACGGGCGGGCGCTGCGGCCGACCGTGCGCCACGGCGAGGCCCTCGCGGCGCCGTTCCTGGTGCCGTACCGCTACACCCCCGTCTCCGGCACGCTGGTCGCACGCGCGGATCCGACCGTGATCTCGGCCGCCTCCTCGCGAGACCAGTTCCAGATCTTCGACGAGGTCGATGTCCTGCTCCCCCCGGGCACCCGCGGTGAACTCGGCCAGCAGTTCGGCGTGTACCAGCCTGGCGCCGAGGTGCGGCGTGGCGCGCAGCGGAGCCGCGTGATGCAGCCGTCGGGGGTGGTCGAACTCGTCGCCATCGGCACCGGCCGCGCCGCCCGGGCGCGGGTGCGCACGATGTACGCGAACATGAAGCGCGGCGACCTGCTGATGCCGCTCGACACGACGCCGGTGCCGACCACGGTGCGCCCTGCCGAGGTGGCGAACGGCCCGGTGTACGAGGTGGCGTACGTGGCTGGTGGCGTGGTGCTGCCCACGGTGCAGAACTACATCGTGATCGCGCTGCCCAAGGGGGCCACCAGCCGGATCGGTGACCAGTTCGTGCTGTACGCCGAGGGGGTGCCCCTGACCGAGGGCCGGACCGACGTCGCGCCGGTGAACACCGTGGCCCAGGCCAGCGTGGTGCACGTGACGAGCGAGGGAGCGACGGCGATCGTCACCGGCCATGACCAGCCCGCGGTGCGCGTCGGCATGCGAGCCCGCCTGGTGAGCCGCATGCCCTGA
- a CDS encoding NAD-dependent epimerase/dehydratase family protein, whose amino-acid sequence MTRRALVTGGAGFIGSHVTDLFIANGYDVTILDDFSSGREQNVNAKATVVRDSIASPAAAQLVRDGRFDVICHLAAQIDVRKSVEDPAWDAALNIGGSLNLLEAVRKSGHPTRFIFSSSGGAQYGDLVEIPTAETAQKDPLSPYGIAKLTVEYYMSYFSRVHGLDTVALRYANVYGPRQDPHGEAGVVAIFCQRILSGTPLTAYGDGLQTRDYVFVGDVARANLLAATATLDAPGRLDDRGINIGTGIETSVVQLAEGLQQAASSAVPLQHAPARAGEQRRSCIAHAKASAVLGWTPQVPLADGLAATLDFFRAQRAPAAT is encoded by the coding sequence ATGACCCGGCGCGCCCTCGTGACTGGTGGTGCCGGATTCATCGGGTCGCACGTCACCGACCTGTTCATTGCGAATGGCTACGACGTCACCATCCTCGACGACTTCTCGAGCGGACGCGAGCAGAACGTGAACGCGAAGGCGACCGTCGTGCGCGACTCGATCGCCTCGCCGGCGGCAGCGCAGCTGGTGCGCGACGGGCGCTTCGACGTCATCTGCCACCTGGCGGCGCAGATCGACGTGCGGAAGAGCGTCGAGGACCCGGCCTGGGATGCCGCGCTCAACATCGGTGGCTCGCTCAACCTGCTCGAGGCCGTGCGCAAGTCGGGGCACCCGACCCGCTTCATTTTCTCGTCCAGCGGCGGGGCGCAGTACGGAGACCTGGTCGAGATCCCGACGGCGGAGACGGCGCAGAAGGATCCGCTCTCGCCGTACGGCATCGCGAAGCTCACGGTCGAGTACTACATGAGCTACTTCAGCCGCGTGCACGGCCTGGACACGGTGGCGCTGCGCTACGCGAACGTCTACGGCCCGCGCCAGGACCCGCACGGTGAGGCCGGCGTGGTGGCCATCTTCTGCCAGCGCATCCTCTCCGGCACGCCGCTCACCGCGTACGGCGACGGCCTGCAGACGCGCGACTACGTGTTCGTCGGCGACGTCGCGCGCGCGAACCTGCTGGCCGCAACGGCCACGCTCGATGCGCCGGGGCGCCTCGACGATCGTGGCATCAACATCGGCACCGGCATCGAGACGAGCGTCGTGCAACTGGCCGAGGGACTGCAGCAGGCGGCATCCAGCGCGGTGCCGCTGCAGCATGCGCCGGCCCGCGCCGGGGAACAGCGTCGGTCGTGCATCGCGCACGCCAAGGCGTCGGCCGTCCTCGGCTGGACACCGCAGGTGCCGCTGGCGGACGGGCTCGCGGCCACGCTCGACTTCTTCCGCGCCCAGCGCGCACCCGCGGCGACATGA
- a CDS encoding MotA/TolQ/ExbB proton channel family protein codes for MIPVGVLLQLPAQQTGSIFGLLAHGTPVSWAVLLLLLCLSAVSWTIMAMKWREFRSVQLAAEPLLAYMPEAESFAEAASRAKLGVGSPYYAVLRRADRFMVDTRPALGGTQERQARLSQAQVEALQMLLDKEATGERDRLERMLPWLATIGAVSPLIGLLGTVLGVINAFLGVAASGSGNISAVAPGVAEALIATALALTVAIPAVFAYNHFANRLNHLTSALDAFSTDVVALLVRDGRI; via the coding sequence ATGATCCCCGTCGGCGTGCTCCTGCAGCTCCCGGCACAGCAGACTGGTTCGATCTTCGGGCTCCTCGCCCATGGCACGCCGGTGTCGTGGGCCGTGCTGTTGCTGCTCCTGTGCCTGAGCGCCGTGAGCTGGACGATCATGGCGATGAAGTGGCGGGAATTCCGGTCGGTCCAGCTCGCGGCCGAGCCGCTGCTCGCCTACATGCCCGAGGCGGAGTCGTTCGCCGAGGCGGCGAGCCGTGCGAAGCTCGGTGTCGGGTCGCCGTATTACGCCGTGCTGCGTCGCGCCGACCGGTTCATGGTCGACACCCGTCCCGCGCTCGGGGGGACGCAGGAGCGGCAGGCCCGGTTGTCGCAGGCGCAGGTCGAGGCGCTGCAGATGTTGCTGGACAAGGAGGCCACCGGCGAACGTGACCGTCTGGAGCGCATGCTGCCCTGGCTGGCGACGATCGGGGCGGTCAGTCCGCTGATCGGCCTGCTCGGCACCGTGCTCGGTGTCATCAACGCCTTCCTCGGGGTGGCCGCCAGCGGGAGCGGGAACATCAGCGCGGTGGCGCCTGGCGTCGCGGAGGCACTGATCGCCACCGCACTCGCCCTGACGGTGGCGATCCCGGCGGTGTTCGCGTACAACCATTTCGCGAACCGGCTGAACCACCTCACCAGTGCGCTGGATGCGTTCAGCACGGACGTGGTGGCCCTGCTCGTGCGCGACGGCCGGATCTGA
- a CDS encoding biopolymer transporter ExbD, whose protein sequence is MRWHRARRRTPLNAEINVVSLIDVMMLLMIIFMITAPLLTGGVDVKLPKANVRASQVNNPIMITITQDGVIVLENERVARDELRGALVALAARAGSRTIYLKGDEGAAYGDVVQVLAMLREVGLQNVNLVAESQSSR, encoded by the coding sequence ATGCGCTGGCATCGCGCGCGGCGCCGCACGCCGCTGAATGCGGAGATCAACGTCGTGAGCCTCATCGACGTGATGATGCTACTGATGATCATCTTCATGATCACGGCGCCGCTGCTCACCGGCGGCGTGGACGTGAAGTTGCCGAAGGCGAACGTGCGGGCGTCGCAGGTGAACAACCCGATCATGATCACGATCACGCAGGACGGCGTGATCGTGCTCGAGAACGAGCGCGTGGCGCGCGATGAACTGCGCGGTGCGCTGGTGGCGCTGGCGGCGCGGGCGGGTTCGCGGACGATCTACCTCAAGGGGGATGAGGGGGCGGCCTACGGTGACGTGGTGCAGGTGCTCGCGATGCTGCGGGAAGTCGGGCTGCAGAACGTGAACCTCGTGGCCGAGTCCCAGTCGAGCCGATGA
- a CDS encoding TonB C-terminal domain-containing protein: MPGRTPAGGGPTGGRGTDVATVKVPGIAFPFPGYLQNITRQIAINFKPRPGVALKAEVSFLIHRDGSVSDLRMVSRSGTYAFDLECLGAVEAVGQRKSFGALPAGFRDDVLPVVFSFDPSVLR; this comes from the coding sequence GTGCCCGGCCGCACCCCGGCCGGCGGCGGGCCCACCGGCGGACGTGGCACGGATGTCGCCACCGTGAAGGTGCCGGGGATCGCGTTCCCGTTCCCTGGGTACCTGCAGAACATCACGCGCCAGATCGCCATCAACTTCAAGCCCCGCCCCGGCGTGGCACTGAAGGCCGAAGTCAGTTTCCTGATCCATCGTGACGGCTCCGTCTCCGATCTCCGCATGGTCTCGCGGTCAGGAACCTACGCCTTCGACCTCGAGTGCCTCGGCGCCGTGGAGGCAGTCGGCCAGCGCAAGTCGTTCGGTGCGCTGCCCGCGGGCTTTCGTGATGACGTGCTCCCCGTCGTCTTCAGCTTCGATCCCAGTGTCCTGAGGTGA